In Oncorhynchus gorbuscha isolate QuinsamMale2020 ecotype Even-year linkage group LG02, OgorEven_v1.0, whole genome shotgun sequence, a single genomic region encodes these proteins:
- the LOC123993512 gene encoding adhesion G-protein coupled receptor G4-like has translation MKFSETLLLLSLSLLSCGSCRDPECSSVSLWGKMADFTGECSYWQLSPDLSIPALEELSVCVHLQRHISTPAWTAFMYRHPDGLQAELGLAGQEGLVHTWLFGMRWSAPLHLPLGHWHYVCITWSGASHQPALYVNGTSVDVTAHANESPLSPSCCRLAPHGTLTLGVSHYFIQGEMHVENGTSLNGSVSLFRVWGQARTPEQVSDLSCTEGDEVRWDAVDWLTQSCPPVPDSHLQCAWSLYELKVKIAIICYDGNSTDVYKARDLAQKWLRHILPSNKYHLYRVSVSTSVGETYEDGAHDTPILRAEFDANR, from the exons ATGAAGTTCAGTGAGACACTCCTccttctcagcctgtctctactAAGCTGTGGCTCTTGCAGGGATCCAG AATGTTCTAGCGTGAGCTTGTGGGGGAAGATGGCTGACTTCACAGGGGAGTGCAGTTACTGGCAGCTGAGTCCGGACCTCTCCATCCCTGCCCTGGAGGAGCTCAGCGTGTGTGTCCACCTCCAACGGCACATCAGCACACCGGCCTGGACAGCCTTCATGTACCGCCACCCTGACGGGCTACAGGCTGAGCTGGGCCTGGCGGGTCAGGAGGGCCTGGTCCACACCTGGCTGTTTGGGATGAGGTGGTCagcccccctccacctccccctggGCCACTGGCACTACGTCTGTATAACCTGGTCTGGGGCTTCTCACCAGCCAGCCCTCTACGTCAATGGGACCAGTGTGGATGTTACAGCCCATGCTAACGAATCCCCCCTGTCCCCGTCCTGCTGCAGGCTGGCCCCGCACGGCACGCTCACCCTGGGTGTCTCCCACTACTTCATCCAAGGGGAGATGCATGTGGAAAACGGTACCAGCCTCAATGGGAGTGTTTCTCTGTTCCGCGTGTGGGGGCAGGCACGCACCCCTGAACAGGTGTCGGACCTGAGCTGCACAGAGGGGGATGAGGTGCGCTGGGATGCTGTTGACTGGCTTACCCAGAGCTGCCCTCCAGTCCCAGACTCCCATCTACAGTGTG CCTGGTCTTTGTACGAACTTAAAGTCAAGATCGCCATCATCTGCTACGATGGAAACAGTACAGACGTATACAAAGCCAGAGACCTTGCACAGAAATGG CTCAGACACATATTACCATCCAACAAATATCATTTGTACAGAGTCTCTGTGTCAACCAG TGTCGGTGAGACATATGAGGACGGGGCTCAT GACACACCAATATTGCGGGCTGAATTTGATGCAAACCGGTAA
- the LOC123993502 gene encoding adhesion G-protein coupled receptor G2-like: protein MPCLPCSPKRQGVVLSTDTQTRQGLFVWPGTWAPRTATLPCQGDTSKTASRVCLLGFPIHWGVPDLHQCPFVVETIPDLDNIDVTPENAMDVVEMIEGLLKDHPDLNCTELSTILKKLKNIVFISCMTPPLGEAIINIISDILESKSYLQHVTNQILDITEMVGDKMSCFDQTNYTLVASAMAISVVDVDLGQFQVLTFGVSSAAEGLSPEIYINKDPFKGTVAFISLPSALKYRFPQHSGAQPRVQFQFYGVPTLFMNNPDGKILNTYVVSASVTNASGPIKDLEEDVEVTLHHLTSNPLGKEVQCVYWDINQNEGRGGWEQHGCRKHNTSADYTTCLCDHLTHFGVLLDVSRTQIDIPNEDILTIITHLGCGVSSVFLGITVLTYTAFEKLRRDYPSKILINLSLALLGLNMVFLVNSWLSSFGSYGLCVAVASALHYFLLASFTWMGLEAVHMYFALVKVFNVYVPSYILKFCSLGWGIPLAICCVVLVVKRESYGSSLGSESMEPLDNSEAFCWIQDEVAFYVSVVGYILLVMLCNMAIFVVVLVQIRHMRVNQPAGIHSGLLLQDLKGVSSLTFLLGLTWTVAFFAWGPAKVPFLYLFCVLNSLQGFFIFLFHCLMKENVRKQWRIHLCFGRFRLQDYSEWSQTFTVGAKSRPNPLVRMPSVRSIKSSATESTSASSDSSQRQVSIRRPNLNLVYENNLALPLVQRNSTPLPHKSASFAEGHCEGPSWQDGSHPRHRLPIP from the exons ATGCCTTGTCTTCCTTGTTCCCCCAAGCGCCAGGGAGTTGTCCTGAGCACCGACACCCAGACCAGACAGGGCCTGTTTGTGTGGCCAGGCACCTGGGCCCCCCGGACTGCCACGCTGCCATGTCAGGGAGACACCAGCAAGACAGCTAGCAGGGTCTG TCTGTTGGGTTTTCCAATCCATTGGGGCGTCCCAGATCTGCACCAGTGCCCGTTTGTGGTTGAGACCATTCCAGACCTAGACAACATTGATGTCACTCCTG AGAATGCTATGGATGTGGTGGAGATGATAGAGGGCCTGCTGAAAGACCACCCAGACCTCAATTGCACTGAACTGAGCACCATTCTGAAGAAACTCAAAAACATTGTTTTCATCAGCTGTATGACCCCACCTCTGGGCGAAGCTATCATCAACATCATCTCAGACATCTTGGAGTCTAAGAGCTACCTGCAGCATGTCACCAACCA AATACTGGACATTACAGAGATGGTTGGCGACAAGATGTCTTGTTTTGACCAGACAAATTACACTTTGGTTGCTTCTGCGATGGCAATCTCCGTGGTGGACGTAGACCTGGGCCAGTTTCAGGTCCTCACTTTTGGCGTCTCGTCTGCTGCAGAGGGCCTAAGCCCCGAG ATTTATATCAACAAGGATCCGTTCAAAGGGACTGTTGCATTCATCTCTCTACCCTCGGCCTTGAAGTACAGATTTCCTCAACACAGTGGAGCCCAGCCGCGGGTTCAGTTTCAGTTTTATGGAGTCCCAACTCTCTTCATG AACAACCCGGATGGGAAGATCCTGAACACTTACGTGGTCTCAGCCAGTGTCACCAATGCCAGTGGCCCCATCAAGGACCTGGAGGAGGATGTCGAGGTGACACTACATCACCTGACGTCCAATCCA CTTGGCAAGGAGGTGCAGTGTGTCTACTGGGACATCAATCAAAATG aaggaaggggaggatggGAACAGCATGGATGCAGGAAGCACAACACCAGTGCTGACTATACCACATGCCTGTGTGACCACCTCACTCATTTTGGAGTACTTCTG GATGTATCCAGGACTCAAATCGACATACCAAATGAGGACATTCTGACCATCATCACTCATCTGGGCTGCGGTGTGTCCTCCGTCTTCCTGGGAATCACTGTGTTGACATACACAGCATTTGA GAAGCTCCGCAGAGACTACCCATCCAAGATCCTCATTAACTTGTCTCTGGCGCTGCTGGGGCTCAACATGGTTTTCCTGGTCAACTCCTGGCTCTCCTCCTTTGGCAGCTATGGGCTTTGTGTGGCGGTGGCTTCCGCACTGCACTATTTCCTACTGGCCTCTTTCACCTGGATGGGCCTGGAGGCTGTGCACATGTACTTTGCCTTGGTCAAAGTCTTCAATGTTTATGTGCCCTCATACATCCTCAAGTTCTGCTCCCTAGGATGGG GAATCCCTCTGGCTATATGCTGCGTCGTCCTGGTTGTGAAGAGAGAGTCCTACGGCAGCTCCCTCGGCAGTGAGTCCATGGAACCACTAGATAACTCCGAGGCGTT CTGCTGGATCCAGGATGAAGTGGCTTTCTATGTGTCTGTGGTGGGCTACATTCTGCTAGTGATGCTGTGCAACATGGCTATCTTCGTGGTGGTCCTGGTCCAGATCCGCCACATGCGGGTCAATCAGCCGGCTGGCATCCACAGCGGCCTCCTTCTGCAGGACCTGAAGGGGGTTTCCAGTCTCACCTTCCTGCTGGGTCTCACCTGGACTGTGGCTTTCTTCGCCTGGGGGCCAGCCAAAGTTcccttcctctacctcttctGTGTCCTCAACAGTCTGCAAG GGTTCTTTATATTTCTGTTCCATTGTCTGATGAAGGAGAATGTGAGAAAACAATGGAGAATCCATTTGTGCTTTGGCCGCTTCAGACTCCAAGACTACTCTG AGTGGAGCCAGACTTTTACAGTTGGTGCCAAATCCAGACCTAACCCTCTGGTGCGCATGCCCTCAGTGAGGTCCATCAAGTCCAGTGCCACAGAAAGCACCTCGGCCTCCTCCGACTCCAGTCAACGACAGGTCTCCATCAGAAGACCTAATTTGA ACCTTGTGTATGAGAATAACTTGGCACTACCACTTGTCCAACGCaactccactcctctacctcacAAGAGTGCCTCTTTCGCAGAGGGGCACTGCGAGGGGCCCTCTTGGCAAGACGGATCTCACCCAAGACATCGGCTACCCATTCCTTAA